A window of the Tropheryma whipplei str. Twist genome harbors these coding sequences:
- the thrS gene encoding threonine--tRNA ligase — protein MDGFEFFSGRSDVVAMICDDRLLDLSESIPSGKVPEPIELDSPHGLDILRHSCAHVLAQAVQSIYGDAKLGIGPFTENGFYYDFSVNEPFSSDSLRVIEDKMREIVHSDQKFVRKVVDRQSAHSQFRDEPFKLEIINATDDTLSIYYNIDADSGSVRWMDFCRGPHLPSTRFIGDAFALTHVSSVYWRGNSDNPQMQRVYGTAWGSAKDLKGYLDRVELAKLVDHRKLGKELDLFSLPDEIGPGLALFHVKGGIIRSEMEQYARLRHLEEGYNFVYSPHITKRDLFERSGHLQWYGQSMFPPMRLDKDSCSQGFDYYLKPMNCPFHSLVFSSQPRSYRQLPLRLAEFGTVYRYEQSGAIHGLARVRGLTQDDAHIYATRESFEDEVSKALQFTISLLGDYGLDQFYIEISTRDASGKFLGSDEDWAYATHILQKVAQDSGLQTRDDPGGAAFYGPKISVQAKDAIGRYWQMSTIQLDFNLPERFGLFYTDRAGERKRPIMVHRALFGSFERFFAVLTEHYAGAFPPWLSPEQVVALPVTSAHIPYLEEFVSRFSSRLIRARVDYMQDRLPKKIRSYVKEKIPFVLVAGDRDLTNRTVAIRFRDGTQISDLPIQKCFDGICASIDRKKQIQTRIDFDSVLE, from the coding sequence GTGGACGGTTTTGAATTTTTTTCTGGTCGTTCGGATGTTGTTGCCATGATTTGCGATGATAGGTTACTTGACCTGTCAGAATCAATTCCATCCGGTAAGGTGCCCGAGCCAATTGAGCTTGACTCGCCGCATGGTTTGGATATACTCAGACATTCTTGTGCGCACGTCTTGGCGCAGGCGGTTCAGAGTATTTATGGGGACGCAAAACTTGGTATTGGCCCGTTTACGGAAAACGGGTTTTATTACGATTTTTCCGTAAACGAACCTTTTTCTTCGGATAGCTTGCGAGTTATAGAGGATAAGATGCGCGAGATAGTGCATAGCGATCAGAAATTTGTGCGAAAAGTTGTAGATAGGCAGTCGGCGCACAGTCAGTTTCGTGATGAACCTTTCAAATTGGAGATTATTAACGCAACCGATGACACTCTATCGATCTATTACAATATCGATGCAGATTCTGGTTCTGTTCGTTGGATGGATTTTTGCCGCGGCCCGCATCTTCCATCGACTCGGTTCATAGGGGATGCATTCGCCCTGACGCATGTGTCATCTGTGTATTGGAGGGGCAATTCGGATAATCCACAGATGCAGCGTGTTTACGGAACAGCCTGGGGCAGTGCCAAGGATCTTAAGGGGTATCTGGATCGTGTCGAGCTTGCAAAGCTTGTTGATCACCGAAAGCTTGGGAAAGAGCTTGATTTATTCAGCCTTCCAGATGAGATCGGCCCGGGTCTTGCGCTCTTCCATGTTAAGGGCGGGATTATTCGCAGTGAAATGGAGCAGTACGCGCGCCTGCGTCATCTTGAGGAGGGTTACAATTTTGTGTACAGCCCGCATATAACAAAAAGGGATCTCTTTGAAAGAAGCGGACACCTGCAATGGTATGGCCAAAGCATGTTTCCACCAATGAGGCTTGATAAGGATTCGTGTTCTCAAGGGTTTGATTATTATCTGAAGCCCATGAATTGCCCTTTTCACAGCCTTGTGTTTAGCTCACAGCCCAGGAGTTATAGACAATTGCCTCTTAGACTTGCTGAATTTGGGACTGTGTACCGTTATGAGCAAAGCGGGGCAATTCATGGGCTTGCCCGTGTGCGCGGGCTTACTCAGGATGACGCACATATATACGCCACAAGAGAGTCTTTTGAAGACGAGGTATCCAAGGCTTTGCAATTTACAATTTCACTTCTTGGTGATTATGGGCTGGATCAGTTTTATATTGAGATATCAACTCGGGATGCATCGGGTAAGTTTTTAGGCTCCGATGAAGATTGGGCTTATGCAACGCATATTTTGCAAAAAGTTGCTCAGGATTCTGGCCTTCAGACGCGAGACGACCCGGGCGGAGCGGCATTTTATGGACCTAAAATTTCTGTTCAGGCAAAAGATGCAATAGGTCGCTATTGGCAGATGTCGACCATTCAGCTTGATTTTAATCTTCCTGAAAGATTTGGCCTTTTCTACACAGACCGTGCCGGAGAAAGAAAACGCCCGATTATGGTTCATCGTGCCCTCTTTGGGTCATTTGAGAGGTTTTTCGCTGTTCTTACGGAGCATTATGCTGGGGCATTCCCCCCTTGGTTATCCCCAGAACAGGTGGTCGCCCTTCCTGTTACATCTGCCCATATACCGTATCTCGAGGAATTTGTTTCTAGATTCTCGTCGCGTTTGATCCGGGCGAGGGTTGATTATATGCAAGATCGTTTACCGAAAAAGATCCGTAGCTATGTAAAGGAAAAAATCCCCTTTGTTCTGGTCGCAGGTGATCGTGATTTGACAAACAGAACCGTTGCAATTAGATTTCGCGATGGAACTCAGATATCTGATTTACCCATTCAGAAATGCTTTGATGGAATTTGTGCAAGTATAGACCGTAAAAAACAGATTCAGACGCGTATAGATTTCGATTCTGTTCTTGAATAG
- a CDS encoding HIT family protein — translation MQEGSSDFAGIPDGYKRLWTPHRVVYLEGARHDGNPETCPFCSAYRKTDEEGLIVYRGDLSYVVMNLYPYNSGHTLVCPYRHIATYDLASSDEILEMGLLLQKAILVSKRVLGCEGFNIGINQGRVAGAGIAGHLHQHIVPRWAFDSNFFPIIARTKALPKLIEQVRCDLQRGWDDLV, via the coding sequence ATGCAGGAAGGTTCATCTGATTTTGCCGGTATTCCGGATGGATATAAAAGACTTTGGACCCCACATCGTGTTGTGTATCTGGAAGGTGCCAGGCATGATGGAAATCCCGAGACCTGTCCATTTTGCTCTGCATACAGAAAAACAGATGAGGAGGGTCTTATAGTCTATCGAGGGGACTTGTCTTATGTTGTTATGAATCTTTATCCATACAATTCGGGACATACCCTTGTGTGCCCATATCGGCATATTGCAACCTATGATCTTGCGAGTTCTGATGAGATTCTTGAAATGGGTCTTTTGCTGCAGAAAGCTATACTGGTTAGCAAGCGCGTGTTGGGCTGTGAAGGCTTTAATATCGGTATAAATCAAGGCCGCGTTGCGGGTGCTGGGATTGCTGGGCATTTGCATCAGCACATTGTTCCGCGTTGGGCTTTTGATTCTAATTTTTTTCCGATTATTGCGAGGACAAAAGCCTTGCCAAAACTGATAGAACAAGTGAGATGTGACCTACAGCGTGGGTGGGACGATTTAGTTTGA